In Cydia fagiglandana chromosome 16, ilCydFagi1.1, whole genome shotgun sequence, the following are encoded in one genomic region:
- the LOC134672145 gene encoding uncharacterized protein LOC134672145: MKIILVFCVIKFAWVLSNSYNYEKNSFGVGRRIFPRINPSQLKYLPMFDTAQHPSPLPTPKRSLFSGTNYHNLTQGFHRKGNKRVYNKVFDYPAREEGQQAFFRGDHNCILSRLAVDTGGCLPTLLRGGVGYRYFLVLVRAPTGHRMKGRVRAWCRNTSDEYAAAW; this comes from the exons atgaaaataattcttgtttttTGTGTAATCAAATTTGCATGGGTGTTAAGTAATAGCTATAATTATGAGAAAAACAGTTTCGGTGTGGGAAGACGCATTTT CCCTCGAATAAACCCATCCCAACTGAAGTACCTCCCAATGTTCGACACCGCGCAGCACCCAAGTCCCCTCCCCACTCCAAAGAGGAGCCTATTCTCCGGCACCAACTACCATAATCTAACCCAAGGCTTTCACAGAAAGGGAAATAAGCGGGTGTATAATAAGGTGTTCGATTATCCAGCGAGGGAGGAAGGGCAGCAAGCGTTTTTTAGAGGGGATCATAATTGCAtt CTGAGCAGACTGGCGGTGGATACTGGCGGGTGTCTTCCCACGCTGCTGCGCGGGGGAGTGGGGTACCGGTACTTCCTCGTGCTCGTGCGCGCGCCGACCGGACACCGCATGAAAGGGCGCGTGCGTGCGTGGTGCCGGAACACTAGCGACGAGTACGCGGCGGCTTGGTAG